The following DNA comes from Musa acuminata AAA Group cultivar baxijiao chromosome BXJ1-4, Cavendish_Baxijiao_AAA, whole genome shotgun sequence.
TCAGAATCATAGGAGCACCGTACATAAAAAACAATAAATCTAAAGTATTTTGATTTAAAAACACTCAGTATTAATATCAATCCAtcattaaaaaatcataataaaacttttaatatcataattgaaatcaaataataatatattagattTACGATACgtatttttcgatattatttagataaaattttatttgatctaTTAAGGTATTATTATCAATTCAAACTTACAATAATATTGATCTACAATAAAAACTAGATTTaccttctcttcttttctcttctcgtAGTCTCATCCAATCACCATAATTGAAGAGGAGAAATATTTATCGTGTATTTAGTCCCTAAAAcattctttatatttataaatgaaAATAGAGGATCAAGAATAAATAATTTGGTGAATCCTTTCCATCAAAATCATCTCTAAAAAATCtatcataattaaatatttttaataatcaaaattagaatctaattaaaattataatattagatACAGTCATATATTCTAACTCTAATACCTTACTAACATAAATGACAGGTGGCACCGTTGTGATTGTTAACAAGGCCGCATGATAAAATTCCATTGTTTAGATTCAGACCTGGTCCTACATTTGTTCCTGTCTTTGGGAGCCAAATTGACGGATCACTGGTTCCCATTGTAACGTGACTTGGTTCGGCGCCACCTTTTGGCTCGGCTCGCTTTCAAATTGATCAGCTCGAAATTAACATTATTAGAAGAAGTTGTCCTAAACTAATACTTGCAGCGTCAGAACTATTATCTAAGGAGTTGCCAGGAAGCACAAGAAAACTTGAGCTCCATTATTGAGGAGCAGCGATTTGACTCCCTCTCCAACTCCAATCTTCCCCAAACGATGGCAAGTTGCAGGATCTGAAGCCCAGAGAGACTGCGGAGATGGCGAAGCAGAAGAGTCCGAGCCGGGTGGAACCCCAGAAGCTTAGGTCGGTGCTGCTTGGGGGATGCTTCCTGTTGTCGATGATCCTTCTTGTGGTGTACACCAGCTACGTTGTTTCTTTCTCCAACCGTGAGTTCCTTTGGTCTCTGCACTTCTGATGTATCAGTGGTTTTGTCGTTGAGTTCTCTTTCTCAGTCTTATTTGGTTCCGCAGTGAGTTTCTGGCGTTCGAATCGAGCTGCTGCTCCTGTTCCCAAGGCGGAAGCAAAGATCGCAACTACTCATCAAGCAGGTAAAAGCCCATTTTTTGATATTTCCTTAACTCTGGAATGGTTTTTGAAGACATCATAAGAGTGCTGGAAGAAGGAAGCATTCCTAGACATACGAGCTGAAGATCTACGTACATAGTGATAGATTAGAGGGGGCGAGACGACCTGTTTGCATTCAGATTCATGAATCCATTCCTTCAATTTGATATATGCACATAATTATCAGTCGATTAGTTAAAGAATTTACTTGTAATAAAATCATCTTAGAAAAGGGGGGAAATTGGTGGACACCtccaagcaattcaataataaggaTCGGAAGGTAGAAGAATACCCCAAGATGGCATCAGATGAGAAGAGGCAAAGGAAGAAAGAGCGAGATTAGAGAGGAAATTTTTCTTAAAGTAAGACAAGaaagagaaagggaggagaaagaagagtATCTGACATAGAAAACGAAGATCTCTTTCTCTGAGATGAACAACTTGCCTGCTTgtgtttattttgtttcttttaatttctGAAGATCCCGTTCTTCCTTTCTATCTGAATGCACTGACAAGAAGCTGGAGTCAAACGGCAGCAACCCAGTCTGATATTAGGCTCATTTCCATTTGTTCTTCATGATTTCTAAAGTTCCAGCATATTAGAAAGGGAGATGAACAAGAGAGGACCGTGAGTCCTCGATGATTCCGATATTTTAGTGAACAGAGCACAGGTTAGATACAAGAGATCACAGGTTGAGATTCTTGGAATTAGTAACATATTGAGAGAAGATCAGTAACCTGTTAATTCTTTGCTGAATAGTCAGAATCACCATCATTTAATGAGCATTAGCTTAAATGTCTTAGGATCAAAGGTTCACTCTGTATCTTGGATTTATAAATACTTATTTTGGGCCTCCTAGCTTAAGTTGTTCATAGATGAACAAGAAACAGAAATGTAATAATAAAGGGACAAATTATAGCATTTATCTAACCAATTGGCAACAAAAAGAGAGGAGTGTTTCCATATCCACAACTCTTCTGTCGCAAATTTTTGGTTAACTATACATTGAACAAGCCAGGACATCTTTTATCTAAGGGTTCTATTTAATAATCATTACACTTATGTGATACATACCTCAGGACACAGACACTTGATATTTTATGTTGACTGCTTTACTCTACACTATTTCCTGGATAATGATGAAAATCCTATTGCTGGTGGTCATTGTTGTTCCTTTTTTCAAAATTTGTTATAGACATGTTAATTCTAttaatattagattttttattatttttattttcctctaagaattttatttttgtaattgtAAGGCATTATGTTTCTTATTTACTGCATTAATTAAAACAATTTAATTGACCACAAAGTTCAGATGAAGTTCTTGTTATCAAATTAAATGCGGACACAATGAAAATTATCCGatttattaagaaaaaaattcataaagCTAAATTGGCTATTCCCTAAATATAGGTTATGTTTCAAttctaaacattcatcattatattGGAACCTGAAAAATAGAAACTGAGGTTAAGCATGTTTCATTAAAATTTAAAAGCTTATCATTTTTGTGCAGATGTGAGGTACCAAAAGGAGAAACTACCAAGCAATCCTTTCTGTGATTTTTCAAACAGAAGAAATGACTATTGTGAGATGGAGGGTGACATTAGGATCCATGGAAACTCTTCCTCCATCTTCTTTGTTGCTTCCTCAAATGTGAATGCTacaaaattacaagaatcatggaAGTTAAAGCCTCATCCTCGAAAGGGAGATGCCAGAGCTATGGCTCGTGTCACGGAAATGTCAGTGAAAACTTTGTCTACTCGTGATGCTCCTAAATGTGCTGTGCATAGCTCAGTTCCAGCAATAGTCTTCTCAACTGGTGGTTACATGGGGAACTTCTTCCATGACTTCACTGATATACTTATCACTATCTTTACAACATCACAACAATTCAACGGCGAAGTTCAGTTTCTGATAAGTGAGATTCTTCCATGGTGGAATGAGAAGTACCAAAAGATACTCAAATCTCTCACTAATTATGAAATAATTGACTTCAACCAGGACCAGGTAGTTCGATGCTATCCTCATGTTATCGTGGGTCTTAAGTTTCACAAGGAGATGAGCATTGACCCCTCAAAATCGCCTTATGGTCTTACAATGGTTGATTTCGGACGATTTATCAGGAAGTCTTTTGCACTGGAGAGGGACATGGCAATTAAACTAGGACCAGATCAAGGTAAGAAGCCTAGAATTCTAATTATTGCAAGGAAGTGGACGAGGAGATTTGCCAATGTTGATGAAATAGTCAGAAATGCGGAAGAGATGGGCTTCGAAGCTGTTGTTGCAGAGGCAAAGCTTAACTTGATTGAATTTGCACACATAGTTAATTCATGCGACGTGATGCTGGGAGTTCATGGTGCTGGGCTAACTAATCTTGTCTTCCTTCCAACCAATGCAGTAGTAATCCAAGTTGTTCCTTTGGGCGGATTGGAGGGCATAAGTTGGATCGACTTTGGACTGGCTACCATAAGCATGAAGATGCATTATATGCAGTATACTATAAGTCTAGACGAGAGCACACTGACAGAGCAGTTTGCTAGAGGCGATCCGGTGCTTTCTGATCAGAAGGAAGCTTACAAGAAACATGGGTGGGATCGAATGATCGACTTATACTTTGCCAAACAAGGAGTGAAGCTTGATATGGGGAGGTTCAGCAGTACCTTACTACATGCCCTTGAGCTTCTTCGTCAAGAGTAGATAGATGAATCGGTTCGAAGCTCTCTTTGCCTTGATTAATTAATTTGTGAActttgtatttttctttatatatttacATAAACATGAAGTTTCTTCAGTATTTTCACAGAaaaaaatgaatatataaatgCCAGTGATTGCCCAACCAATTGCTCTTGCTCTAGAACAAGTTTTCTTGGATGATTAAACAAGCATGAAACCCCTTCATTAATCACAGGATAAATGAATATGTTTTCTGTAATCTTTTACTTTGTTTGGAGttgcatcaaaacatggttttttGGTTAGATGTACTTTATTTAATTTGTCTTCGCAAAAGTTTAGGGATGGAACACTTTCATGAACATTTAAACTTGTAATCTATTTGTGGAAATCAAACTTACAAAAGAAATATGGGATTTTATCATCCAGAAAGCATCTCATATAGAATAAATGGTTTGCTAATCCCATAATTTTTCTCCAAATAAAGCCTCAACAGTTTTGCAGAGCTGCAGTTGGTTTTGTTGAA
Coding sequences within:
- the LOC103982827 gene encoding alpha-1,3-arabinosyltransferase XAT2, producing the protein MAKQKSPSRVEPQKLRSVLLGGCFLLSMILLVVYTSYVVSFSNLSFWRSNRAAAPVPKAEAKIATTHQADVRYQKEKLPSNPFCDFSNRRNDYCEMEGDIRIHGNSSSIFFVASSNVNATKLQESWKLKPHPRKGDARAMARVTEMSVKTLSTRDAPKCAVHSSVPAIVFSTGGYMGNFFHDFTDILITIFTTSQQFNGEVQFLISEILPWWNEKYQKILKSLTNYEIIDFNQDQVVRCYPHVIVGLKFHKEMSIDPSKSPYGLTMVDFGRFIRKSFALERDMAIKLGPDQGKKPRILIIARKWTRRFANVDEIVRNAEEMGFEAVVAEAKLNLIEFAHIVNSCDVMLGVHGAGLTNLVFLPTNAVVIQVVPLGGLEGISWIDFGLATISMKMHYMQYTISLDESTLTEQFARGDPVLSDQKEAYKKHGWDRMIDLYFAKQGVKLDMGRFSSTLLHALELLRQE